Below is a window of Hydrogenimonas sp. DNA.
GTCGATATTCCGACCGTAAACCTCTCCCTCTCGGCTCCGGCCGAACCGAAAGATCTGGTAAATACCCTAAATATCGTCATAGTACTTACGCTGCTGGTATTGGCACCCTCCCTGATTCTCGTAATGACCAGCTTCATAAGGCTGATTGTCGTTTTCGCATTTTTGCGGCAGGCGCTCGGAACACAGCAGACGCCGCCGACGCAGCTGCTGGTCTCTCTGGCGCTCGTCATAACCCTCTTCATCATGGAGCCTATGGGCAAAGAGGCGTACGAGAAGGGTATCAAGCCCTACATGGACAAGAAGATAGGCTACGAAGTGGCCTTCGACGAGACTATAAAACCTTTCAAATCTTTTATGCTCAGAAATACCAGAGAGGCCGACCTGGCCCTTTTTTACCGCATAAGGAACCTCCCAAACCCGCAGACGGAGGCCGATGTCTCTCTTACCGTTCTTCTTCCGGCATTCATGATAAGCGAGCTCAAAACCGCGTTCGAGATAGGTTTTCTGATCTTTCTGCCCTTTCTCGTCATAGATATGGTCGTCAGCTCCGTTTTGATGAGTATGGGTATGATGATGCTTCCGCCCGTCATGATATCTCTCCCTTTCAAGATACTCATATTCGTCCTGGTTGACGGCTGGCACCTGCTTGTCGGCAACCTCGTGGAGAGCTTCAAATGATATGCACCCACTTCGGAGAGTGCGGCAGCTGCTCACTCTACAACCTTCCTTACAATGAGCAGCTATCGACCAAAAAAGAGAGGCTCGAAGAGCTTCTGAAACCCTTTTACGGCGCGGAGATAGAGCTCTTCTGCTCCAAAGAGGAGCACTTCAGGGCGAGGGCGGAGTACAAGATATACCGAGACGAAAGCGGTTGCAGCTACGCCATGCGCCATATGGACAAAAAAGGGTTCGTCAAGCTTAAAGAGTGTCCGATGGTCGTAGAGTCGATAGAAGAGAGAATGTGGAGGCTTCTTGGGTATGTAAACGGCGACGAAGAGTTGAAAAACCGCCTTTTCGGCATGGAGTTTCTCTCCTCTGCTGCCGGTGACACTCTCATTACCATGCTCTACCACAGAAAACTGGAAGATGCGTGGATGGAGCGTGCGAAAGAGCTCGAAACCGAACTGGAAGCCGCCGTCATAGGCAGAAGCCGGAAACAGAAGGTGGTTTTGAGCCGCGAATTTGTAACGGAAAAGCTCTACGTTGACGGGAAAGAGTATCTCTACAGGCACTACGAGCAGAGCTTCACCCAGCCCAACCCCGGCGTAAACGAAAAGATGATAGCATGGGCTTTAAAAGGTGCTTCCGAATACGGTAAAGGAGACTTCTGCGAACTCTACGCCGGGGCCGGGAACTTCACCATTCCGATCTCCGCACACTTTCGAAAGTGCATCGCGACGGAGATATCGAAACGCTCGATACAGGCCGCCAAAGAGAACTGCTCTTTGAACGGTGTCACGAATATCGAGTTCGTCAGGATGAGCAGCGAAGAGTTCACTGAAGCACTGGAGGGAAAGAGAGAGTTTTCCCGCCTGAAAGGGGTAGACCTGAAGAGCTACGACCTCAAAACCGTACTGGTGGACCCGCCCAGAGCCGGGCTCGACGAAGATACAAGAAGATTGACCGCAGGTTTTGAGACCGTAATTTACATATCATGCAACCCCGACACCCTTGCACGCGACCTGACAGAGCTCTGCAAAACACACAGGGTGGAAAAAGCGGCACTCTTCGACCAGTTTCCCTATACACCTCATATGGAAGCCGGTGTGGTTCTGACAAAAGTGTAGGTAAGCGAACTTTCTGCAAGCAGTTTTTTGAATACAGACCGTGCAGAGATTTTCGGGTAGTATGGGCTGTTTCATCCGGTCATGAATGTCGGGAGAGAATTTTAAACACGGGGTATTGCGAGGTATCAGGAGAAGCAGATTCTATATTGATGCATGGTGACAGAAATAGATGCTCTACTTCAACCCAATATCCAGCCTCATACCAAGAGCGTCGGCGTATTTCATCAGTGTTGCAAGGTTTGGCATATAGCTGTTATTCAGGCTTTCCAGCCTTGAAATGTTGGATTTGGATGTACCGATTTTTTTAGCTATTTCATCTTGCGTCAGCCCTTTGGCTACACGTGCCGCTACAAGTTGCTTTTTGATGGTAAAAAGAGGCTTAAGCGCGTTATACTCTTTTTTACCTCTTTATTCTGCAGAGCTTTTTTCTTGAACTCTGTAAATGTTGGCCTTTTAGTCGCTTTCATCGTCTAACTCCTTTTTACGCTTTAGAGCAATTTCCAGATCTCTTTTGGGAGTTTTTTGAGTTTTCTTGACAAAAATGTGCAATATTATGATTTTATCCCTTTTTAATAACAAAAGATGCTTCTGCCTATGCCTTCGTGCGCTTTTGCTCTCACCTCAAACAAACCATCTTTGAGTGGCTTGGTGTAAGGCTCTCCAAGCTGCGCCCCGGCCATCTCTATGAGTTCAAAGATATGCAGCATCTTAGCTAAAATCTTTGGAGGGAGTGTAAAAGTTTCAGCCTCTACGCCTCATCAAAAAATTCAATCTTCCAATTCATGAGCTATGTTGTCATAATTGATAACCTATGTCAAGCCTGTCCCGGAATTAATAGGTTATTGCTATCACTCGACCCCGAGTGCCCGACCCCGAGTGCCCTTAGATGTTGGGAAAATTTAAATTTGGGATAAGAGGACCGCCTCCAACAACTCTTCTTACATTTTACCGGGAGAAATTGAGCTTTATTCAGGTCAATTTTCGATTACAATCATTGGAGTAACTGTGTAGTATTACAACTCTTTCAGTATCTTTTTGATCACCATATGTAAGTCATCCAACTCTTCATCACATACATTATAGATAGCATCGGCATTTACATCGAAATAGTGGTGAGAAAGTATATCTCTCATTCCTTTTATCGATTTCCAGTCAATGGTTTCATACTTTGTAAGTAATTTGCCTTCTGTGAGCTTGTCTATCTTTTTAAGGCTTTCCCCTATGGCTATAAAAAGCATACACAAACTGTCCAGTTTCTCTTGGCCTTCAGGCGTATCAAGGAAATAGTCGACACTTGTAACCGGCTCAAATCGAAATTTTATAGTGCTGATTGCATTGTCTATTTGAGACAATATCTCTTTCACTAACTGATTGTCAGGCACTTATAGCCTCTTGCTCTATATGTTTTTTGAGAGATTGGTTCATCCTCTCACGCAACTGTACCAAATCAGTATGGATGCCGAGTAACTCCTCAAGCTCTATACGAATACGTGAAAGCAAAAAGAGATTGGAGTGTCTGAGTTTTAAAAATATATCAACATCACTATCCTCTTTCGCATCTCCTCTGGCGTATGAACCGAATATTCCTATCTCTTCAATTCCGTATCTATTGCCGTACTCCTCTTTGTATGCTCTAAGAGTCGACAATATCTGGTTTTTATCCGGCATGAGCCAACTCCTAATATTTTTAACTGATATTACGCAGTATAGATCAGTTATTTACTTTACGCAAAATCCGCACGCAGAGCGGGACTCTGCAAAATAGCGGAAAAACTGTTGACATCTTAGCCGCCCTGACGGGCAAGTGCGGATTTTTACCCGTTTTTTTCCGCTCGAATCATGGAAAGGATAAATCCTGTGTCAGGTCTGTTTCAATTATAGCATATAGTATTCCTTGCCTTATGTGATGAAAAGCAAGAGGGCCAGTGATGGCAATTCGATCCTATCATCAGGGAGTCGGGCACATCCGTGCGCGGTAAAGCCAGAATATCAAAAGCTGGTTACTGGATTTATAAATGAACGCTCTACATGCCCCTGATGGTAGCCGTACACCAACAATAGAAGACTCAAAAGCGGCGGCAAGCATACCACCGTTGCACAAGTGGCTCTGGTGAGCAAAATTTTGATCACTGCCCACTTACTCTACAAAAGTGGGCAGTGATACAGTTATAAAATTTGAGTAAAACCAGTGGAGTTTTTGTGGGGTTTTATGGGAATGACTAACCTGTACTCCTAAACTTTATGCTTTTTCATCCTAGTTCCATTTTAGACTGGTAATGACTTTGATGATCGGTTGAATCTTCATGTTTGTTTATCAACTGTAAAAAGGTATGCTTGTTTTGGAGTGCTTCTTCAATCTGAATTCCACTTCGTCGAATGCCCACATATAATGCGGCAGATGCGGCTTGACAGTTGATAGACTTGGCAGGATTGAATTCGATGTCCGTAAAAGCAGTGTATTGCATTATTTGTTCGCGGAGCCTTTCACTGGCGTGTAGAGCCTTCAGATATAGCCAGTGGTAGAAAGCGGTTTTGGGCTCGAGATCCCACTCTTCTTCATCCCACACGAAACGCTTTAGGGAACCTGACTCTTTCAAGCGAGGATCTCGTTTTGCATCTTTCGCACTTTTGTTGTATAAATCTTTATAGGGCCCACCTTTTTCAAAAACTTTGCTACCTTGAAAGAAAGATTCGACACTTGCACTTAATCCAGAGCTATCTGGGAGTTTCAATTGGAATGCACTCAACATTTTGCCAAGTTCATTTGGTGATTTGCTTGAAATTTCAAGAATCTTTTTTTTCTCTAAATCGTACTCTTTGGATGCGTTTTTATGCAACGATGCGATGGAACATTGTTTTTGTTTGATGCTGAACCCTGGAAACCATTCAAATTCGACGGGTAATTCTTCATAGAATTTATCTCGCTTACCTTTTACAACATATACGTATCTTTTTGCCATATATGAATTCCTTTAGATGAATGTATCAATATTGAGTATCTTAGTTATGGGGATGAAATTTGGCACCAGCACTTCAGCTTGCATTTTTTTCTTTTCTTCTTGCGTTAAAGTTGAAAGTTTTCTATCTTTGGCAAGTAAATCCAAATCCAGCAACGGCAGTACTTTCTCTACTTTATCGATTATTGCATAACTGTCAGTTGCATTGATATTTGACAACAACGTACCAGGCCATGCCAAAACCTCTAGATCAATTTGTAGCCATACAAAGCGATTACCTTTTTCATACTTGTTTTTCCAATACATTGGTAGGTTCGTTACAAAAGATAAGCTGACATATTTATCCAACCCCTTGAGTGAATCTAGCTCCCATGAAAGCTCATTCGTTGCATAGATTGGTCTTTTTTGCATCTTGTGGAGATTTTTTTGCGAATACAGTCCACCACTTTCTATGATAGAGGCAATATTCGCTTTATTTGTGAAATGATAGAGTTTTTTGATATTGTGATTAGTTAAAATTTGAAACACAGTACTATTATTTGTTGTACTTAATTTTGAAAATGAAGTTTGTTTCGATACAGAAGAATCAATAGACTCAAGTTTTGTGTCTTTTTTACTTGCAAGTGATTCGTCTTCAAAATCTGTTTGTATATGATTGTGCTTATTTCTTTTGGGTTCGTTTTGATTTGAATTGGATGAAATACTCTGCCAAATGTAAATTAGGATTATAATTGCTATAATTTCCATAGCATCTCCTTCTTTTGTTGCCCTCTTTGAAGCAAGAGGGTTGGTGATAACGATAACCAATGTTTTACTTTAGTGCAACATATTGTAACATCAATTAAGAGGTTTAAGCAACATTATTGTTGTCACCTCGAAAGATAAAGAGAAGACAAAGAAGTACAAAGAGTACAAGGAGCCTGGTATTAACAATAACCTAGCGAAAACCCCGGTATTGGAGGCTGGAACTACTTATTACCGGGTTTGGCGCAAGGTCTACTTCCCGGTAAACGCTCCAAGTGCCGTCTGAAGCAGCGAGACGTTCTCTTTGGTCGCGTATTTTCCGACGTAGCCGAGTATGACGGGTACGAATTTTCCTATCATCGAGCTGTCCATACCGAGTGCTTTGAATGCGGCCGATACCTTGTCTCCTCCGCCGAGCATTCCCATGGCGCCGTCGAGCATTCCGCTTTTCGATCCGGCTATCGAGCTGAGGCCGGGAACGCTTTTTAGAAGTTCAGTGTAGTTGGAATAGGGCATGCTTTTTGAAGCGGCCTGGAGCAGTGCCGCCGTGCCGCCCGTTGCCTGCTGCGGTGTTATACCCAGAGAGCCTGTGAGTGTGGAGATGAGATCTGTGCTTTTGTTTTGTACACTCTCCTGTTTCGGTTCGCTCTTTTGCCCGGAGCTTCCCATAAGAGAGTCGAAAAAGCCGGCGTTGAGCGTTACAAACGCTCCGGCTATCGCCATTGTCACTATCTTTTTAATCATTATAAAGTCCCCTTTTTGATTTTACTGGCCGCCGTAGGGCAGTCCTGAAGTTTTCCAGTCGTATAGAAAGCCGCCTTCTACATTGTACACATTCTCGAAACCGTTTTTTGCCAGCTTGTCGGCCGCATAGACGGAGCGTTCACCGCTTCTGCATATGACGATTACCGGTTTTTGGAGGCTTCCTCCTGTAACTTTTTTTACACCCTCCACAAAACGGGGGTTCTCCTCCATCATGGGGCGGTATATCTTTTTGACATGTATCGCTTTGCCCCTCTTCTCTTCGAGTCGGGCCACCTTCACTCTGGTCTCTACGGGAGGGAGATCTATGCGCACGAAAAAGATGGGAACGTTGACGGAACCTACGGCATGTCCTGCATAGAGAAACTCTCTCGGGTCGCGTACATCTATTATGACCGCTCCCTCCTTTTTGACCATTTCGGCGGCCTCATTGGCGTCTATGTCGTCGGTGTAGAGACTTTCATCGGCAAAGAGCGGTAGTGAGACCGCCAGCACCAGAATAGCTGCAAAGAGTCTTTTGAGCACTGTTTTTCTCCTGTTGTTTCTGTTCTGGGCTATTTTACACCCCCTCGCCATAAACGGCCTTGAACGATCGAAATTAGAGAAACTGCACTATATCGTTCCGTAAAATTCCTGCAGACTATGAGAATGATTATCAACACTATTGACAACGGTTTGCAATTGCTCTATAATCTCACAAAAAACCGGAGGCGTTTTCAGAGTGAAACCTTTGACGGAGTGCAGTATAGGCTGTGAAGGCCGCATAGTGAAGATCAAGGCCAAAGATCCCATAAAAGGGCGTCTTTTCTCTTTGGGGCTGGCCAAAGGGAGTGAGATAAAGATACTTGACCACACCCTTGCCAAGCAGACATGGGAAGTGGAGAGCGACGGGACGAAGATCGCTCTCAGGGAAGAGGAGGCGGCATCTGTTTTCATGGAGCCCAAAGGTAGTTGTGCATGAAGTCTCAAAACCGCGATGAACATAGAGAGGGGAGCAGCAGCGAGAGAGGAGACGGGTTGCGGCTGAAGAAGATAAAGGTCGCCATAGCAGGGCAGCCCAATGTCGGCAAATCTTCCATCATAAACTCGATGACCGGCGCACGACTGCATGTCGGAAACTTCTCCGGCGTAACGGTCGAGAAGAAGGAGATATATATAGAGAAGGACGGCTACGAGATAGAGATGGTCGACCTTCCCGGAATCTACTCCCTGAACGCCTACACCCCCGAAGAGCAGGTGGCGAAAAAGTTTCTCTACAACGAAGATTACGACCTTATAGTAAATGTAGTCGATGCGAACACTCTCTCGAGAAACCTCATATTCACCTTCCAGCTTATGGATATGCAGAAGAAGATGGTGCTGGTCGTCAACATGATTGACGAGGTGGAGAAGCAGGGCGGTGCGGTAGACAGGCAGAAGCTCGAGGAGCTGCTTGGAATTCCGGTGATCCTCACTTCCGCCAAGGAGCATAGAGGCGTAGATGAGATAGTCGACTACGTAATAAAAGTTTACAGGCAGAACAAGCCGAAAAACAAGCTCTACTACGACGAGCGTATAGAGGAGCAGATAGAGAGGCTGGTAAAGGTACTGCACAAGTCTCCGCACTTCAAAGATCCGGACGAAGCCAGATTTATAGCCGTCAGGCTTCTGGATAGAGACGAGGATATCTACAGAGTCATACACGACCTTCCGATCTTCATAGAGCTGCATGAGATGCTAGGGCAGATATACAGAGAGCTGGAGATGGAGTTCGACGAGGAGTCTACGAGCGATATCATGAGCGACGAGCGCTACGCCCTGGCGAAGGCTCTTGTTCTAAAAGCGCTAAAAAAGCCGCCGAAGAAAGTGACCTTGACGGACAGGCTTGACAGGCTGCTTATACATCCTGTTCTAGGGCTTCCGATCTTTCTCTTTTTCATGTGGCTTCTCTTTCAGGTCACGTTCGAAGTCGGTTCCATCCCCATGGACTGGATCGACGCCGCTTTCACGGAGGTGTCGAATACCATCAAAGCGGTACTCCCTTCTGGTGCAATTCAATCCGTTCTGGCCGACGGTATAGTTCCGGCCGTAGGTTCGGTCATTATGTTCCTGCCCAATATCCTTATTCTATTTCTCGGTATAAACCTGCTGGAGCAGACCGGCTATATGGCGAGGGCCGCATTTTTGCTCGACGGTTTCATGAAGAGGTTCGGCCTCCAGGGAAAGGCCTTCATTCCGCTTGTGAGCGGATTCGGATGTACCGTCCCGGCCTACATGGCGGCGCGTACCCTGAAAAATCCTAAAGACCGCATCATAACGATGCTGGTGCTCGGTTTCATGAGCTGCTCGGCACGTCTGCCTGTCTATGTGCTTCTCATAGGCGCTTTCTTCCCCTCATCACACGCAGGTAACATTCTCTTCATTATCTATATCAGCGGGGCGATTCTGGGGCTTATTGTCGCCAAGATTCTTCGCACCGTCCTCTTCAAGGGAGAGCCGGAACCTTTCGTAATGGAGATGCCGCCATACAGGTTTCCTTCCATAAAGGCCCTCGGTGTCGAGCTCTGGATAAAGGCGAAACTCTTTTTGAAGAAGGCCGGTACCTTCATTGCGGGTGCTTCGATGATTATCTGGTTTTTAAGCTCATATCCTCATAACAGTCAGCTGGTTCAGAGTTACGAAACGAAAATAGAAGCGGCTGCAGACGAAGCGGCAAAGAGAGAGCTGCAGAGAGAGTTGGCCGCCAAAGAGCTGGAAAGCAGCTACCTCGGTACGATAGGCAAGGCCATAGAACCGGTGTTCGCTCCGTTAGGCTTCGACTGGCGTGTATCTGTAGCCACTATAACCGGACTGGCAGCAAAAGAGGCTGTCGTATCGACACTGGCTACCCTCTATGCGGTAGGCGAAGCTGATGAAAGGAGCAATACACTCATAGAGAGGCTCAGGGAGAATGTCTCCTTCAAGGCTGCCGTAGCGCTCATAGTCATAATCATGATCTATTCACCCTGTATAGCCGCCATGAGTACATTCTGGGCGGAGGTGCCGCAGTGGGCGTGGCGCGGCTTCTATTTGGTCTATCCGAACGTGCTGGCGTGGCTGATGGCCTTTACAGTCTACAATCTGCTCGGGCTTTTGGGGTACTGAGGCGAAAGCGGACCGCGATGTAACGCCTACCGTTCTACGGGCTTCCAGGCCCAGCATCGTACTCTCTTGATCGGAAACTGGACGGAGCGCTATCTCTGCCTGTTTCATGCAGGGATCACCGAAGTGATACTCTAAGTGCTTGTTTGCTATACTCTTACAAAAAATTCAAAGGCTTTATTTATGGAGTGCGAATTCCCGACAATCAATGCCGACAGTGATGAGATAAGAGAGATTTTCAGAAGCGTGCGGACGATAGCGGTGGTGGGCCTTTCGCCGGATACCTCCAAGGCGAGCAACAGAGTGGCGGCCTACCTAAAAAGGGCTGGCTACAGAATAATACCGGTCTATCCGAAAGGCGACGAGATACTCGGCGAGAAGGTGTACCGCTCTTTGAAGGAGATACCGGAGCGTGTAGATATGGTCGATATATTCAGGAAATCGGCCGCGGTCGGCCAGATAGTGGAGGCCTGTATAGAGCGTGGAGATGTAAAGGTGGTCTGGATGCAGGTCGGTATCGTCAACAACGAAGCGGCTGAGGCTGCGAAAAAGAGCGGTATGAGCGTCGTTCAGAGCAGGTGTGCCATGGTCGATCACAGGGAGCTTGTATGATAACGCTCGACGATATAAAAAGAGCGCACGAAGAGGTTCTGAAAGTTGCCGTAAAGACACCTTTCTCCTACGCTCCCAAACTGAGTGAGACTACAGGCATGGAGGTCTACCTAAAAAAGGAGAATCTCCAAAATACCGGATCGTTCAAGATCAGGGGGGCTTTCAACAAGATCGCCTCGTTGAGCGAAGAGGAGCGCGCCAAAGGGGTCGTCGCCGCCAGTGCCGGAAACCATGCGCAGGGGGTGGCGCTCGCCGCGAAATATTTTGGCATACCTGCTACGATAGTGATGCCAGAAACGACGCCTCTCACAAAAATAGACGGTGTGAAGTCATACGGAGCAGAGGTTGTGCTCCACGGGACCAACTACGATGAGGCGTATGAGTATGCGGTCGGGTATGCGAAGGAGTGGGGCAGGGTTTTCGTCCATCCGTTTGCCGACGATGAGGTGATAGCCGGACAGGGCACCATAGCCCTGGAGATTCTCTCGAAGTGCGAGTCGCCCGATGCCGTCTTGGTACCTGTAGGCGGCGGCGGGCTCATCAGCGGCATAGCTGTTGCGGTAAAGGCGCTTTCGCCGAAAACGAAGGTAATAGGGGTTGCGGCCGCCGGAGCTCCGGCGATGAAGCTCTCGTTCGATGCCAAAAAGCAGATAGATACGGTGGAGGTAAGGACCATTGCCGAC
It encodes the following:
- a CDS encoding ferrous iron transport protein B — translated: MKSQNRDEHREGSSSERGDGLRLKKIKVAIAGQPNVGKSSIINSMTGARLHVGNFSGVTVEKKEIYIEKDGYEIEMVDLPGIYSLNAYTPEEQVAKKFLYNEDYDLIVNVVDANTLSRNLIFTFQLMDMQKKMVLVVNMIDEVEKQGGAVDRQKLEELLGIPVILTSAKEHRGVDEIVDYVIKVYRQNKPKNKLYYDERIEEQIERLVKVLHKSPHFKDPDEARFIAVRLLDRDEDIYRVIHDLPIFIELHEMLGQIYRELEMEFDEESTSDIMSDERYALAKALVLKALKKPPKKVTLTDRLDRLLIHPVLGLPIFLFFMWLLFQVTFEVGSIPMDWIDAAFTEVSNTIKAVLPSGAIQSVLADGIVPAVGSVIMFLPNILILFLGINLLEQTGYMARAAFLLDGFMKRFGLQGKAFIPLVSGFGCTVPAYMAARTLKNPKDRIITMLVLGFMSCSARLPVYVLLIGAFFPSSHAGNILFIIYISGAILGLIVAKILRTVLFKGEPEPFVMEMPPYRFPSIKALGVELWIKAKLFLKKAGTFIAGASMIIWFLSSYPHNSQLVQSYETKIEAAADEAAKRELQRELAAKELESSYLGTIGKAIEPVFAPLGFDWRVSVATITGLAAKEAVVSTLATLYAVGEADERSNTLIERLRENVSFKAAVALIVIIMIYSPCIAAMSTFWAEVPQWAWRGFYLVYPNVLAWLMAFTVYNLLGLLGY
- a CDS encoding ferrous iron transport protein A gives rise to the protein MKPLTECSIGCEGRIVKIKAKDPIKGRLFSLGLAKGSEIKILDHTLAKQTWEVESDGTKIALREEEAASVFMEPKGSCA
- a CDS encoding rhodanese-related sulfurtransferase; protein product: MLKRLFAAILVLAVSLPLFADESLYTDDIDANEAAEMVKKEGAVIIDVRDPREFLYAGHAVGSVNVPIFFVRIDLPPVETRVKVARLEEKRGKAIHVKKIYRPMMEENPRFVEGVKKVTGGSLQKPVIVICRSGERSVYAADKLAKNGFENVYNVEGGFLYDWKTSGLPYGGQ
- a CDS encoding flagellar biosynthesis protein FliP; translation: MIRKFLPLLIFFAGLPVLAAVDIPTVNLSLSAPAEPKDLVNTLNIVIVLTLLVLAPSLILVMTSFIRLIVVFAFLRQALGTQQTPPTQLLVSLALVITLFIMEPMGKEAYEKGIKPYMDKKIGYEVAFDETIKPFKSFMLRNTREADLALFYRIRNLPNPQTEADVSLTVLLPAFMISELKTAFEIGFLIFLPFLVIDMVVSSVLMSMGMMMLPPVMISLPFKILIFVLVDGWHLLVGNLVESFK
- a CDS encoding tRNA (uracil54-C5-)-methyltransferase — translated: MICTHFGECGSCSLYNLPYNEQLSTKKERLEELLKPFYGAEIELFCSKEEHFRARAEYKIYRDESGCSYAMRHMDKKGFVKLKECPMVVESIEERMWRLLGYVNGDEELKNRLFGMEFLSSAAGDTLITMLYHRKLEDAWMERAKELETELEAAVIGRSRKQKVVLSREFVTEKLYVDGKEYLYRHYEQSFTQPNPGVNEKMIAWALKGASEYGKGDFCELYAGAGNFTIPISAHFRKCIATEISKRSIQAAKENCSLNGVTNIEFVRMSSEEFTEALEGKREFSRLKGVDLKSYDLKTVLVDPPRAGLDEDTRRLTAGFETVIYISCNPDTLARDLTELCKTHRVEKAALFDQFPYTPHMEAGVVLTKV
- a CDS encoding threonine dehydratase, giving the protein MITLDDIKRAHEEVLKVAVKTPFSYAPKLSETTGMEVYLKKENLQNTGSFKIRGAFNKIASLSEEERAKGVVAASAGNHAQGVALAAKYFGIPATIVMPETTPLTKIDGVKSYGAEVVLHGTNYDEAYEYAVGYAKEWGRVFVHPFADDEVIAGQGTIALEILSKCESPDAVLVPVGGGGLISGIAVAVKALSPKTKVIGVAAAGAPAMKLSFDAKKQIDTVEVRTIADGIAVRDTSEKTLKYILKYVDDMILVDDEEIANAILYLLEKQKLVVEGAGAVGVAALIHDKVALPKGSKAVSLLSGGNIDVTMLSVIIEKGLLKSYRKMKLVVTLVDKPGSLMTLTQILKDAQANIVQIGYDRTSLDLKFGDAYVSIALETKGREHQELIKKLLHEHGFRFEEKH
- a CDS encoding CoA-binding domain protein — protein: MECEFPTINADSDEIREIFRSVRTIAVVGLSPDTSKASNRVAAYLKRAGYRIIPVYPKGDEILGEKVYRSLKEIPERVDMVDIFRKSAAVGQIVEACIERGDVKVVWMQVGIVNNEAAEAAKKSGMSVVQSRCAMVDHRELV